The Rhizobium sp. BT03 genome contains a region encoding:
- a CDS encoding ABC transporter substrate-binding protein, translated as MTNRWKSIGLAALLAGLTLSASYAEAAGVLTIGRREDSTTFDPIKTAQNIDNWVFSNVYDVLIRVDKTGTKLEPGLAESWTASDDGLTYTLKIRDTKFSDGSPLTAEDAAYSLLRIRDDPASLWSDSYKVIDTAVATDAHTLTIKLKNPSAPFLSTLALPNASVISKKGMESLGPDAYAEKPIASGAFVIDEWRRGDRVILKKNPNFWEADRVKLDGVEWISVPDDNTRMLNVQAGELDAAIFVPFSRVEELKKDPNLHVDIDASTREDHLLINHAHGALGQKEVRQALDLAIDKKAIVDTITFGQGTIANSYIPKGALYYYADNLQRPYDPAKAKEMLAAAGASDLTLNYLVRAGDEVDEQTAVLVQQQLQKAGITANLQKVDPSQQWDMLVAGDYDVSVNYWTNDILDPDQKTTFVLGHDSNNNYLTNYKNEAVKDLVAKARLELDPKKREAMYVDLQKMAKDDVNWIDLYYSPYINVSRKNIENFYQNPLGRFFLEDTVKN; from the coding sequence ATGACAAACAGGTGGAAATCAATCGGGCTCGCGGCCTTGCTCGCCGGCCTGACGCTCAGCGCAAGCTATGCCGAGGCCGCCGGTGTGCTCACCATCGGCCGCCGCGAGGATTCGACGACGTTCGATCCGATCAAAACCGCCCAGAACATCGACAACTGGGTGTTCTCAAACGTTTACGACGTGCTGATCCGCGTCGACAAGACGGGCACCAAGCTGGAACCGGGCCTTGCCGAAAGCTGGACCGCCTCGGATGACGGGCTGACCTATACGCTCAAGATCCGCGACACGAAATTCTCCGACGGTTCGCCGCTGACGGCTGAGGATGCCGCCTACAGCCTGCTACGCATCCGCGACGATCCTGCCTCGCTCTGGAGCGATTCCTACAAGGTGATCGACACGGCGGTCGCGACCGACGCGCATACGCTGACGATCAAGCTCAAGAATCCGTCCGCGCCGTTCCTCTCGACGCTTGCGCTGCCGAATGCCTCGGTCATTTCCAAGAAGGGCATGGAATCGCTAGGGCCCGATGCCTATGCCGAGAAGCCGATCGCATCCGGCGCCTTCGTGATCGACGAATGGCGGCGCGGCGACCGCGTCATCCTCAAGAAGAACCCGAATTTCTGGGAAGCCGACCGCGTCAAGCTCGACGGTGTCGAGTGGATCTCGGTGCCCGACGACAACACCCGCATGCTGAACGTCCAGGCCGGCGAACTGGACGCGGCGATTTTCGTTCCCTTCTCCCGCGTCGAGGAGTTGAAGAAGGATCCGAACCTCCATGTCGATATCGATGCCTCGACCCGCGAGGATCATCTGCTGATCAACCACGCGCATGGCGCGCTCGGCCAGAAGGAAGTCCGCCAGGCGCTGGATCTTGCGATCGACAAGAAGGCGATCGTCGACACGATCACCTTCGGCCAGGGCACGATCGCCAATTCCTACATTCCGAAGGGCGCGCTCTACTACTATGCCGACAATCTGCAGCGGCCCTATGATCCGGCAAAGGCCAAGGAAATGCTGGCGGCAGCCGGGGCCTCCGACCTGACGCTGAATTACCTGGTCCGCGCCGGTGACGAAGTCGACGAGCAGACGGCCGTATTGGTCCAGCAGCAGCTGCAAAAGGCCGGCATCACCGCCAATCTGCAGAAGGTTGATCCCAGCCAGCAATGGGACATGCTGGTTGCCGGCGACTACGATGTCTCGGTCAACTACTGGACCAACGACATTCTCGACCCTGACCAGAAGACCACCTTCGTCCTCGGCCACGATTCCAACAATAACTATCTGACCAATTACAAGAACGAGGCGGTGAAGGACCTGGTCGCCAAGGCCCGTCTCGAACTCGACCCGAAGAAGCGCGAAGCGATGTATGTCGATCTGCAGAAGATGGCCAAGGACGACGTCAACTGGATCGACCTTTATTACAGCCCCTATATCAACGTCTCGCGCAAGAATATCGAGAATTTCTACCAGAACCCGCTCGGCCGGTTCTTCCTGGAAGATACAGTGAAGAACTAA